A section of the Streptomyces sp. NBC_00178 genome encodes:
- a CDS encoding SDR family NAD(P)-dependent oxidoreductase, with protein MAATPIAVITGASSGIGAATARQLAAAGYRVVLTARRKDRIEALAAELTEAGHQATAYALDVTDRAAVDEFATAFRSLAVLVNNAGGALGADPVATGDPADWRQMYETNVIGTLNVTQALLPALTASGDGTIVILSSTAGLSTYEGGGGYVAAKHGEHVLAETLRLEIVGTPVRVIEVAPGMVKTEEFATTRFRGDAEKAAKVYAGVDAPLSADDVAETITWAVTRPSHVNIDLLVVRPRAQASNSKVHRTL; from the coding sequence ATGGCCGCCACCCCCATCGCCGTCATCACCGGTGCGAGCAGCGGCATCGGCGCCGCGACCGCCAGGCAGCTGGCCGCCGCCGGATACCGCGTGGTGCTCACCGCCCGCCGCAAGGACCGCATCGAGGCGCTGGCCGCCGAGCTCACCGAGGCGGGCCACCAGGCGACCGCCTACGCCCTCGACGTGACGGACCGCGCCGCCGTCGACGAGTTCGCGACCGCGTTCCGCTCCCTGGCCGTCCTGGTCAACAACGCGGGCGGGGCGCTCGGCGCCGACCCCGTGGCGACCGGCGACCCGGCCGACTGGCGGCAGATGTACGAGACGAACGTCATCGGCACGCTCAACGTCACCCAGGCCCTGCTCCCCGCCCTCACCGCGAGCGGCGACGGCACGATCGTGATCCTCTCCTCGACGGCCGGGCTCTCGACCTACGAGGGCGGGGGCGGTTACGTCGCCGCCAAGCACGGCGAGCACGTCCTGGCCGAGACCCTCCGCCTGGAGATCGTCGGCACCCCGGTCCGCGTGATCGAGGTCGCCCCCGGCATGGTCAAGACCGAGGAGTTCGCGACCACCCGCTTCCGGGGCGACGCCGAGAAGGCCGCCAAGGTCTACGCGGGCGTCGACGCGCCGCTCTCCGCCGACGACGTGGCCGAGACCATCACCTGGGCCGTCACGCGCCCCAGCCACGTCAACATCGACCTCCTGGTGGTGCGCCCCCGGGCCCAGGCATCCAACTCCAAGGTCCACCGCACCCTCTGA
- a CDS encoding RtcB family protein: MSYVEMPGAQVPIRMWADPASVEDVAMQQLRNVSTLPWIKGLAVMPDVHFGKGATVGSVIAMHGAVCPAAVGVDIGCGMSAVKTSLTANDLPGDLSRLRSKIEQAIPVGRGMHDGIVDPGKLHGFPTAGWDDFWSRFDGIAEAVKFRQERATKQMGTLGSGNHFIEFCLDEAGSVWLMLHSGSRNIGKELADFHIGQAQKLPHNQGLIDRDLAVFVADTPQMAAYRNDLFWAQEYAKYNRSIMMGLFQDVVRKEFKKARVVFEPVISCHHNYVAEERYEGMDLLVTRKGAIRAGSGEFGIIPGSMGTGSYIVKGLGNEKSFNSASHGAGRRMSRNAAKRKFSTKDLEDQTRGVECRKDSGVVDEIPAAYKPIEQVIDQQRDLVEVVAKLKQVVCVKG, from the coding sequence ATGTCGTATGTAGAGATGCCGGGTGCACAGGTTCCGATCCGGATGTGGGCGGACCCCGCGTCGGTCGAGGACGTCGCGATGCAGCAGCTGCGGAACGTGTCCACCCTGCCCTGGATCAAGGGCCTCGCGGTCATGCCGGACGTCCACTTCGGCAAGGGGGCGACCGTCGGCTCGGTGATCGCGATGCACGGCGCGGTCTGCCCGGCCGCGGTGGGCGTGGACATCGGCTGTGGGATGTCGGCGGTGAAGACGTCGCTGACCGCCAACGACCTGCCGGGCGACCTCTCCCGGCTGCGGTCGAAGATCGAGCAGGCCATTCCGGTGGGCCGGGGTATGCACGACGGCATCGTCGATCCAGGAAAGCTGCACGGCTTCCCGACCGCCGGATGGGACGACTTCTGGTCGCGGTTCGACGGGATCGCCGAAGCGGTGAAATTCCGCCAGGAGCGGGCGACGAAGCAGATGGGGACGCTGGGAAGCGGAAACCACTTCATCGAGTTCTGCCTCGACGAGGCGGGCTCGGTCTGGCTGATGCTGCACTCCGGGTCCCGGAACATCGGCAAGGAGCTCGCCGACTTCCACATCGGACAGGCTCAGAAGCTTCCGCACAACCAGGGCCTCATCGACCGTGACCTGGCGGTTTTCGTCGCGGACACCCCGCAGATGGCTGCTTACCGCAACGACCTGTTCTGGGCGCAGGAGTACGCCAAGTACAACCGCTCGATCATGATGGGCCTCTTCCAGGACGTCGTCCGCAAGGAATTCAAGAAGGCCCGGGTCGTGTTCGAGCCGGTGATCTCCTGCCACCACAACTACGTGGCGGAGGAGCGGTACGAGGGTATGGACCTGCTCGTCACCAGGAAGGGCGCGATTCGCGCCGGCTCCGGGGAGTTCGGGATCATTCCCGGGTCCATGGGGACCGGCTCGTACATCGTGAAGGGACTCGGGAACGAGAAGTCGTTCAACTCCGCTTCGCACGGGGCGGGCCGGCGGATGAGCCGTAACGCCGCCAAGAGGAAATTCTCGACGAAGGACCTGGAGGACCAGACGCGGGGCGTGGAGTGCCGCAAGGACTCCGGCGTCGTGGACGAGATCCCGGCCGCCTACAAGCCGATCGAGCAGGTCATCGACCAGCAGCGTGATCTGGTCGAGGTCGTCGCGAAGCTCAAGCAGGTCGTGTGTGTGAAGGGCTGA
- a CDS encoding DUF3558 domain-containing protein has protein sequence MHRSAPRLSRILACAAVPVMLVVAGCSSDSGDAKDSASSTSPSARKSGPTVEPAKFDSLPDACGSISRKTIEDLVPKAKSKGGTPDKSSDTAVRGGCAWNGLDDKGVKGSQYRWLDVAFTRFDSDQSLGSGAKRATAEYTKQIAKAQATEGAKKVAANPAAGIGEQATAVVYTLTKTSEEFEYATVVARTGNVVVSVTYNGAGYAGAKKPAAADILKGAQTAVKEAVAKVGTDDDTDTDTDTGKSPASPSAKPTGKATQSAKATAKTTAPAKASSKTTATSKPKS, from the coding sequence ATGCACCGATCAGCTCCGCGACTGTCCCGCATACTCGCCTGCGCCGCCGTTCCGGTGATGCTCGTCGTCGCCGGCTGCTCGTCGGACTCCGGCGACGCGAAGGACTCCGCATCGTCGACCTCTCCGAGTGCTCGGAAGTCCGGGCCGACCGTCGAGCCCGCGAAGTTCGACTCGCTGCCCGACGCCTGCGGATCGATCAGCAGGAAGACCATCGAGGACCTCGTCCCCAAGGCCAAGAGCAAGGGCGGCACCCCGGACAAGTCCAGTGACACCGCGGTCCGCGGCGGCTGCGCGTGGAACGGCCTGGACGACAAGGGCGTGAAGGGTTCGCAGTACCGCTGGCTCGACGTCGCCTTCACCCGCTTCGACTCCGACCAGTCGCTGGGGAGCGGCGCGAAGCGCGCCACCGCCGAGTACACCAAGCAGATCGCCAAGGCGCAGGCCACCGAGGGCGCCAAGAAGGTCGCCGCCAACCCCGCCGCGGGCATCGGCGAGCAGGCGACCGCCGTCGTGTACACCCTCACCAAGACCAGCGAGGAGTTCGAGTACGCGACGGTCGTGGCCCGCACCGGCAACGTCGTCGTCAGCGTCACCTACAACGGTGCCGGATACGCCGGTGCCAAGAAGCCCGCCGCCGCCGACATCCTCAAGGGCGCGCAGACGGCCGTCAAGGAAGCCGTGGCCAAGGTCGGCACCGACGACGACACCGACACGGACACGGACACCGGGAAGTCCCCGGCCTCACCGTCCGCCAAGCCGACGGGCAAGGCGACGCAGTCCGCCAAGGCGACCGCGAAGACCACGGCACCCGCCAAGGCGTCCTCGAAGACGACGGCCACCTCCAAGCCCAAGTCGTGA
- a CDS encoding DUF2637 domain-containing protein → MAAMQLTRAHRVLIGVVVAGAVLIAAIGFAGSYAAVRELAEEKGFGQFSLVFPIGIDAGICVLLALDLLLTWMRIPFPLLRQTAWLLTAATIAFNGAAAWPDPLGTGMHAVIPILFVVAVEAARHAVGRIADITADKHMEGVRLTRWLLSPVPTFKLWRRMKLWELRSYEQVIKLEQDRLIYQARLQARFGRNWRRKAPIESMMPLRLAKYGVPLADTAQAGLAAAGIEPVLLAPAPAAVAAGQHPQLPYVREEQEPRELQEQGPREQTAPQQPAASRQEQHDQPQQHPQEGPGAHESPWFAAPHVPDDAYESAYNPTYVEGLEPTPVMIPSGPGGRTRPLGNVGTIGAFPHPRSGQPQEVQPQQVTSQEAQPQEEPQGPQGQHDPQQGSPAGQQESDPAEWAEAEAEFSAVAYKMFTDYTMEHQVYPSAEALDIHLSDRHDARHPRSAALLRKLLPGFKQRFDNEMAADHIA, encoded by the coding sequence ATGGCCGCCATGCAGCTGACCCGCGCGCACCGCGTACTCATCGGGGTCGTCGTCGCCGGCGCCGTACTCATCGCCGCGATCGGTTTCGCCGGCTCGTACGCCGCCGTACGCGAACTCGCGGAGGAGAAGGGCTTCGGCCAGTTCTCCCTGGTCTTCCCGATCGGCATCGACGCGGGCATCTGCGTCCTGCTCGCGCTCGACCTCCTGCTGACGTGGATGCGCATACCGTTCCCGCTGCTGCGCCAGACCGCCTGGCTGCTCACCGCGGCGACGATCGCCTTCAACGGCGCGGCCGCCTGGCCCGATCCGCTGGGCACCGGCATGCACGCGGTGATCCCGATCCTGTTCGTCGTCGCCGTCGAGGCCGCACGGCACGCCGTGGGCCGGATCGCGGACATCACCGCCGACAAGCACATGGAGGGCGTCCGGCTGACCCGCTGGCTCCTGTCGCCCGTCCCCACCTTCAAGCTGTGGCGCCGCATGAAGCTGTGGGAGCTGCGCAGTTACGAGCAGGTCATCAAGCTCGAACAGGACCGGCTGATCTACCAGGCCCGCCTCCAGGCCCGCTTCGGCCGCAACTGGCGCCGCAAGGCCCCCATCGAGTCGATGATGCCGCTGCGCCTGGCGAAGTACGGCGTCCCGCTCGCCGACACCGCCCAGGCCGGCCTCGCCGCCGCCGGTATCGAGCCGGTGCTGCTGGCACCCGCCCCCGCGGCGGTGGCGGCCGGACAGCACCCCCAACTGCCGTACGTACGCGAGGAGCAGGAGCCCCGCGAGCTCCAGGAGCAGGGCCCCCGCGAGCAGACGGCGCCTCAGCAGCCCGCCGCCTCCCGGCAGGAGCAGCACGACCAGCCCCAGCAGCACCCCCAGGAGGGCCCCGGGGCGCACGAGAGTCCCTGGTTCGCGGCCCCCCACGTGCCCGACGACGCGTACGAGAGCGCGTACAACCCGACGTACGTCGAAGGCCTCGAACCCACCCCGGTGATGATCCCCTCGGGCCCCGGAGGCCGCACCCGGCCGCTGGGTAACGTCGGCACCATCGGCGCGTTCCCGCACCCCCGCTCGGGCCAACCGCAGGAGGTCCAGCCCCAGCAGGTCACGTCCCAGGAGGCCCAGCCCCAGGAGGAGCCGCAGGGTCCCCAGGGTCAGCACGACCCGCAGCAGGGCTCTCCGGCCGGGCAGCAGGAGAGCGACCCCGCCGAATGGGCCGAGGCGGAGGCCGAGTTCAGTGCCGTCGCGTACAAGATGTTCACCGATTACACGATGGAGCACCAGGTCTACCCGAGCGCGGAAGCACTCGACATACACCTCTCGGACCGCCACGACGCCCGCCACCCGCGCAGCGCCGCCCTGCTCCGCAAGCTGCTGCCCGGTTTCAAGCAGCGCTTCGACAACGAGATGGCCGCCGACCACATCGCGTAG
- the lysS gene encoding lysine--tRNA ligase has translation MPTVASSQSSTETDWVSRFADDVIAESERRAPGKPVVVASGLSPSGPIHLGNLREVMTPHLVADEIRRRGYTVRHLISWDDYDRYRKVPNGVEGVDASWQAHIGKPLTSVPAPAGSAYPNWAEHFKAAMTAALDELGVEYDGISQTEQYTAGAYREQILHAMRHRADIDAVLDRYRTKKDGAADAKGGKKPQQKKVDEAELEAAEGSGAADEDDGSSGSAGYFPYKPYCGNCGKDLTVVTSYDDDTTELNYTCSECGFAETVRLNEFNRGKLVWKVDWPMRWAYEGVIFEPSGVDHSSPGSSFVVGGQIVREIFDGVQPIGPMYAFVGISGMAKMSSSKGGVPTPADALKIMEAPLLRWLYARRRPNQSFKIAFDQEIQRLYDEWDSLARKVAEGTVLPADAAAYARAIGTAAGALPATPRPLPYRTLASVADITAGAEAQTLRILSELDPANPLATLDEARPRLDRAENWITTQVPAEARTVVRDEADKELLGSLDERGRESLRLLLEGLDAHWSLDGLTTLVYGVPKVLEGLEPDAKPTPELKVAQRSFFALLYRLLVSRDTGPRLPTLLLAVGADRVRKLLGA, from the coding sequence GTGCCGACCGTGGCTTCGAGTCAGAGCAGCACCGAGACCGACTGGGTCTCCCGCTTCGCGGACGATGTCATCGCCGAATCGGAGCGACGTGCGCCTGGCAAACCGGTCGTCGTCGCGTCCGGCCTGTCCCCGTCGGGCCCGATCCACCTGGGCAACCTCCGCGAGGTCATGACCCCGCACCTCGTCGCCGACGAGATCCGCCGCCGTGGGTACACCGTGCGCCACCTGATCTCGTGGGACGACTACGACCGCTACCGCAAGGTCCCGAACGGTGTCGAGGGCGTCGACGCGTCCTGGCAGGCGCACATCGGCAAGCCGCTGACCTCGGTGCCCGCGCCGGCCGGGTCGGCGTACCCGAACTGGGCCGAGCACTTCAAGGCCGCGATGACGGCGGCCCTGGACGAGCTGGGCGTCGAGTACGACGGCATCAGCCAGACCGAGCAGTACACGGCGGGCGCCTACCGCGAGCAGATCCTGCACGCGATGAGGCACCGCGCCGACATCGACGCCGTCCTCGACCGCTACCGCACCAAGAAGGACGGCGCGGCGGACGCGAAGGGCGGGAAGAAGCCGCAGCAGAAGAAGGTCGACGAGGCCGAGCTGGAGGCCGCCGAGGGCTCCGGGGCGGCGGACGAGGACGACGGCAGCTCGGGCTCCGCCGGCTACTTCCCGTACAAGCCGTACTGCGGCAACTGCGGGAAGGACCTCACCGTCGTCACCTCCTACGACGACGACACCACCGAGCTGAACTACACCTGCTCGGAGTGCGGCTTCGCCGAGACGGTCCGGCTGAACGAGTTCAACCGCGGGAAGCTGGTCTGGAAGGTCGACTGGCCGATGCGCTGGGCCTACGAGGGCGTGATCTTCGAGCCCAGTGGCGTGGACCACTCCTCGCCGGGCTCCTCGTTCGTCGTCGGCGGCCAGATCGTGCGCGAGATCTTCGACGGCGTGCAGCCGATCGGGCCGATGTACGCGTTCGTCGGGATCTCCGGCATGGCGAAGATGTCCTCCAGCAAGGGCGGCGTGCCGACCCCGGCCGACGCGCTGAAGATCATGGAGGCGCCGCTGCTGCGCTGGCTGTACGCACGCCGCAGGCCGAACCAGTCCTTCAAGATCGCCTTCGACCAGGAGATCCAGCGGCTCTACGACGAGTGGGACTCGCTGGCCCGCAAGGTCGCCGAGGGGACCGTGCTGCCCGCCGACGCGGCCGCCTACGCCCGGGCGATCGGCACGGCCGCCGGTGCGCTTCCCGCCACGCCTCGCCCGCTGCCCTACCGGACGCTGGCCTCGGTCGCCGACATCACGGCCGGTGCGGAGGCCCAGACACTGCGGATCCTCAGCGAGCTCGACCCGGCGAACCCGCTGGCGACGCTCGACGAGGCGCGTCCCCGTCTCGACCGCGCCGAGAACTGGATCACGACCCAGGTCCCGGCCGAGGCGCGCACCGTCGTCCGTGACGAGGCGGACAAGGAACTCCTCGGGTCGCTGGACGAGCGGGGCCGCGAGTCGCTGCGGCTGCTGCTGGAGGGTCTGGACGCGCACTGGTCGCTGGACGGGCTGACCACGCTCGTCTACGGCGTGCCGAAGGTGCTGGAGGGACTGGAGCCGGATGCCAAGCCGACGCCCGAACTGAAGGTGGCCCAGCGGTCGTTCTTCGCGCTGCTGTACCGGCTGCTGGTGAGCCGGGACACCGGCCCGCGCCTGCCCACGCTGCTGCTCGCGGTCGGGGCGGACCGGGTGCGGAAGCTGCTCGGCGCGTAA
- a CDS encoding DUF3558 domain-containing protein has product MAYVPGVALLAALVAGCSAGSGADDPAADSKPGSPTVSAAPPGKYRTLPESCRAVPRSTLKDLLPGTAELPEEQREKIYEGTAVVTYDTDRKVGCRWKADAPDASRNLSIDFERVVSYDPAVSDDDRADEVYSQREKDAELPAPGGVTPSTSATGPAVGSPSASGSKAPASPDPGTTPSGGADLGPRLLDGLGDAAFLDDALTRAGSSAQHRTVSVVFRTSNVIVTVNYTEQSALVTEVPDSRELQEKAQALARKLAETLSE; this is encoded by the coding sequence ATGGCGTACGTACCCGGCGTCGCGCTCCTCGCAGCGCTCGTCGCCGGCTGCAGCGCCGGCTCCGGCGCCGACGACCCCGCCGCCGACAGCAAGCCAGGCAGCCCGACGGTCTCGGCCGCGCCTCCGGGTAAGTACCGCACCCTGCCGGAATCCTGCCGCGCCGTACCGCGCTCCACCCTCAAGGACCTGCTGCCGGGCACGGCGGAGCTCCCCGAGGAGCAGCGGGAGAAGATCTACGAGGGCACCGCGGTCGTCACCTACGACACCGACCGCAAGGTCGGCTGCCGCTGGAAGGCGGACGCCCCGGACGCCTCCCGCAACCTGTCGATCGACTTCGAGCGCGTGGTGTCCTACGACCCGGCGGTCAGCGACGACGACCGCGCCGACGAGGTGTACTCGCAGAGGGAGAAGGACGCCGAGCTGCCGGCCCCCGGCGGCGTGACACCGAGTACGTCCGCGACCGGGCCGGCCGTCGGCAGCCCGTCCGCCTCCGGCAGCAAGGCCCCGGCCTCCCCGGACCCCGGCACGACCCCTTCGGGGGGTGCGGATCTCGGGCCCAGGCTGCTCGACGGGCTCGGGGACGCGGCGTTCCTCGACGACGCGCTCACCCGGGCGGGTTCCAGCGCCCAGCACCGCACCGTGAGCGTGGTATTCCGCACATCGAACGTCATCGTGACCGTGAACTACACCGAGCAGTCGGCCCTCGTGACCGAGGTGCCCGACAGCCGGGAACTGCAGGAGAAGGCCCAGGCCCTGGCACGGAAACTGGCCGAGACCCTGAGCGAATGA